In Mycteria americana isolate JAX WOST 10 ecotype Jacksonville Zoo and Gardens chromosome 5, USCA_MyAme_1.0, whole genome shotgun sequence, one DNA window encodes the following:
- the LYSET gene encoding lysosomal enzyme trafficking factor isoform X2, which yields MACRAWRMMNFRQRMGWIGVGLYLLASAAAFYYVFEINETYNKLALEHIQQHPKEPQEGTTWTHSLKVRLLSLPFWLWTIIFLIPYLQMFLFLYSCTRADPKTVGYCIIPICLAVICNRHQTFVKASNQISRLQLIDT from the coding sequence GTGCAGAGCATGGAGAATGATGAACTTCCGCCAGAGGATGGGATGGATTGGTGTGGGGTTGTACTTGTTAGCAAGTGCTGCAGCTTTTTATTATGTCTTTGAAATCAATGAGACTTACAACAAACTAGCACTGGAGCACATTCAGCAACACCCCAAGGAACCACAGGAAGGAACCACATGGACGCACTCCTTAAAAGTACGACTGCTATCCTTGCCTTTTTGGCTGTGgactataatatttttaataccaTATTTACAGATGTTCTTGTTCCTCTATTCCTGTACAAGAGCTGACCCCAAAACTGTTGGGTATTGCATCATTCCTATCTGCTTGGCTGTTATTTGCAATCGTCATCAAACATTTGTGAAAGCCTCTAATCAGATCAGTAGATTACAACTGATTGACACTTAG
- the LYSET gene encoding lysosomal enzyme trafficking factor isoform X1, producing the protein MAVDDSDTYRGCRAWRMMNFRQRMGWIGVGLYLLASAAAFYYVFEINETYNKLALEHIQQHPKEPQEGTTWTHSLKVRLLSLPFWLWTIIFLIPYLQMFLFLYSCTRADPKTVGYCIIPICLAVICNRHQTFVKASNQISRLQLIDT; encoded by the coding sequence GTGCAGAGCATGGAGAATGATGAACTTCCGCCAGAGGATGGGATGGATTGGTGTGGGGTTGTACTTGTTAGCAAGTGCTGCAGCTTTTTATTATGTCTTTGAAATCAATGAGACTTACAACAAACTAGCACTGGAGCACATTCAGCAACACCCCAAGGAACCACAGGAAGGAACCACATGGACGCACTCCTTAAAAGTACGACTGCTATCCTTGCCTTTTTGGCTGTGgactataatatttttaataccaTATTTACAGATGTTCTTGTTCCTCTATTCCTGTACAAGAGCTGACCCCAAAACTGTTGGGTATTGCATCATTCCTATCTGCTTGGCTGTTATTTGCAATCGTCATCAAACATTTGTGAAAGCCTCTAATCAGATCAGTAGATTACAACTGATTGACACTTAG
- the LYSET gene encoding lysosomal enzyme trafficking factor isoform X3, whose product MMNFRQRMGWIGVGLYLLASAAAFYYVFEINETYNKLALEHIQQHPKEPQEGTTWTHSLKVRLLSLPFWLWTIIFLIPYLQMFLFLYSCTRADPKTVGYCIIPICLAVICNRHQTFVKASNQISRLQLIDT is encoded by the coding sequence ATGATGAACTTCCGCCAGAGGATGGGATGGATTGGTGTGGGGTTGTACTTGTTAGCAAGTGCTGCAGCTTTTTATTATGTCTTTGAAATCAATGAGACTTACAACAAACTAGCACTGGAGCACATTCAGCAACACCCCAAGGAACCACAGGAAGGAACCACATGGACGCACTCCTTAAAAGTACGACTGCTATCCTTGCCTTTTTGGCTGTGgactataatatttttaataccaTATTTACAGATGTTCTTGTTCCTCTATTCCTGTACAAGAGCTGACCCCAAAACTGTTGGGTATTGCATCATTCCTATCTGCTTGGCTGTTATTTGCAATCGTCATCAAACATTTGTGAAAGCCTCTAATCAGATCAGTAGATTACAACTGATTGACACTTAG
- the GON7 gene encoding EKC/KEOPS complex subunit GON7, which translates to MELVAELRGRDGQTRSVRVPCPAEEGEGGQLRGLRRALAELQERVVELLAPLVQEEREAAGGGGGGPRGDVEDDDDDEEEDEGEDENNIDANASGDDPPPKRTKVQQP; encoded by the exons atGGAGCTGGTGGCGGAGCTGAGGGGCCGCGACGGGCAGACGCGGTCGGTGCGGGTGCCGTGCCCGGCGGAGGAGGGCGAGGGCGGGCAGCTGCGCGGGCTGCGGCGGGCCCTGGCCGAGCTGCAGGAGcgggtggtggagctgctggcGCCCCTGgtgcaggaggagagagaggcggcgggcggcggcggcggcgggccgcgcG GTGATGTCGAGGATGACGACGACGacgaggaggaggatgaaggcgAAGACGAAAACAACATCGACGCGAACGCGAGCGGCGATGACCCACCTCCAAAGCGGACAAAAGTGCAGCAGCCCTGA
- the UBR7 gene encoding putative E3 ubiquitin-protein ligase UBR7 has product MEAAAAEGAEPGSGCGGGAEEPVVSLAEVLAENEELEKEARAVLGGSDHERCSYSQGAVKRQALYACSTCTPPGGEPAGICLACSYECHGTHRLFELYTKRNFRCDCGNSKFKNLQCKLLPEKGKVNSGNKYNDNFYGLYCTCKRPYPDPEDEIPDEMIQCIVCEDWFHGRHLGAVPPESGDFHEMVCQACMNHCHFLWAYASQLAVPALTKVNSLEDEGIVLKVEESEEQKKEIKKESGVEHQETKEEKQMEQFNEPSTSSGAACPEVVTKSEEPVCKLKELQSKQFLKKDSATFWPLNWRSKLCTCEDCLKMYSELEVQFLTDECDTVLAYENKGTSDQETERRDPLMDTLNSMNRVQQVELICEYNDLKTELTDYLRRFADEGTVVKREDIQHFFEEFQSRKRRRTNRMQYYCS; this is encoded by the exons atggaggcggcggcggcggagggcgccgagccggggagcggctgcggcggcggcgcggaggagCCCGTGGTCTCCTTGGCGGAGGTGCTGGCGGAGAACGAGGAGCTCGAGAAGGAGGCGCGGGCCGTGCTTGGGGGCAGCGACCACGAGCGCTGCAGCTACTCCCag GGCGCCGTGAAGAGGCAGGCGCTGTACGCCTGCAGCACCTGCACGCCGCCCgggggggagccggcggggatCTGCCTGGCCTGCAGCTACGAGTGCCACGGCACCCACCGCCTCTTCGAGCTCTACACCAAGAG gaactTCCGCTGTGACTGTGGAAATAGCAAGTTCAAAAATCTGCAGTGCAAGTTACTCCCA GAAAAGGGCAAGGTGAATTCAGGAAATAAGTATAACGACAATTTCTATGGATTATACTGTACCTGTAAAAGACCTTATCCTGATCCTGAAGATgag ATCCCAGATGAGATGATCCAATGCATAGTTTGTGAAGACTGGTTCCATGGAAGG CATCTTGGTGCAGTCCCCCCTGAAAGTGGAGACTTCCATGAAATGGTATGCCAAGCCTGCATGAATCACTGCCATTTCCTGTGGGCCTATGCGTCGCAGTTAGCAG TTCCTGCTTTGACCAAAGTGAACTCCCTTGAAGATGAAGGGATTGTCCTGAAGGTTGAGGAaagtgaagagcagaaaaaagaaataaaaaaagaaagtggagtGGAACACCAAGAAAcgaaggaggaaaagcaaatggAACAGTTTAATGAACCATCCACTAGCTCTGGGGCTGCCTGTCCAGAG GTAGTTACTAAGAGTGAGGAGCCAGTCTGTAAGCTGAAAGAACTCCAAagcaagcaatttttaaaaaaagattctgcCACCTTTTGGCCATTGAACTGGAGAAGCAAATTATGCACCTGTGAAGACTGTTTG AAAATGTATTCAGAGCTTGAAGTCCAGTTCCTGACAGATGAATGTGACACTGTCTTGGCTTATGAAAATAAAGGTACCAGTGACCAAGAAACGGAGAGGAGGGATCCTTTAATGGACACCCTTAACAGCATGAACAGAGTCCAGCAAGTAGAACTCATCTGTG AATACAATGATTTAAAGACAGAACTGACTGACTATCTCAGGAGATTTGCGGATGAGGGAACG GTGGTTAAAAGAGAAGACATTCAGCACTTCTTTGAAGAATTTCAGTCTCGGAAAAGACGACGGACTAACAGGATGCAGTACTACTGTAGTTAG